The sequence GATGCCGAAGGGCGCGCATTTAAGCAGCATGGCCGAGATGTAGCCGCTCACGGGCGTAGGCGCGGTGGGCGGGTGCATCTGCCAGTCGATGCGAACAGGCAGCATGGCCGCCTTCATGAGCATGCCAAGGACGATGAGTCCCACGGCGAACAGCCACTGCGAGGAGGGCTGCGCGGCCAGGGCGCGGGTCACGTCCTCGAAGCCGTAGCCGCCGGACGAGGTCCCCAGCAGCAGGACGCCCAGGAACAGGAAGGAGGCCCCGGCCAGGTTGAACAGGAAGTACTTGGTGCCTTCCTTGCGGGCCGCAGGGCTCTCCTCGTGGATGATGGCGAAGAACAGCGGCCAGCTGCTCATCACTTCCCAGAAGCAGAAGAAGGCCACCAGCGACGTGGCCGAGGCCATGCCCACGAGGCCTGCGATCATGGTCAGGAACACGGCGATGAAGCGCCAGCCGGTGTGGCTGTGGGTCATGTAGCCGGTGGAGTAGGCGATGTTGCACGCGCCGGTCAGCAGCACCAGCGCGGCGAAGGCCAGCTGGTAGCCGCCCCAGGAGCCGGACTCGGCGACCAGGGCGACAAGGGCCAGGATGAGGCTCGCGGTGGCGATGACACCGGCCTTCTTGAGATCCGCGCGGAACCAGATGGCTGCGGCAGCGCCGATGATGGGCAGCAGCGCGGACACGGTCCAGGTCACGGAGAGTGAGGCCAGCACGTGCTCGCCTGCGGGGACCAGGGCGTCGGCAGCCGGAATGACCAGACCGGCCCAGGCCTGCGGGAACACGCCGGAGGCCAGGGCGGCGGCGGCGAACACGCCAAGGGCCGCGCGCATGCTCACAGGGAGCTCCTGCACGGGCTTGCCGGTGTAGGCGTTGAAGAACAGCACCTTGATGATCTTGCCGTAGTACACGCAGCCGATCAGGCTTCCCGCCAGGATGAGGGCGGCGGTCCAGGCGTGCCCGGCGGTCACGGCGGCGTGCAGCATCAGGAACTTGCTGAAGAACCCGCCGGTGAGCGGCAGGCCCATGATGGACACCAGGCCGATGGCCATGCACACGCCGGTGAAGGGCATGGCCTTGCCAAGGCCCTTCAGGCCGTCGAGCTGCTGGGTTCCGGCCCGCATGATCAGCCCGCCAGCCGCGAGGAACAGCAGGTCCTTCATCACGGCGTGGTTCACCACGTGGGTCAACGCGCCGGTGGTGGCCGCCCAGGTGCCGATGGACAGGATCAGGGTCACTTCGCCGATCTGGGCCAGGGTGGAATAGGCCAGCATGCGCTTGATGTCGCTCTGGCGAAGGGCCATCACCTCGCCCAGGACGAAGGTCACGGCGGCGGCGAAGGACAGAAGCGAGGACAGGCTCTGCCCGCCTCCCGAGAGCGACCCGGCGGCCATGAGGGGCGCGAGAACGGCGAGGCCGAGAACGCCCGCCTTGGTCAGCAGGCCCGACAGAGGCGCGGAGATGGACGAGGGAGCCACGGGGTGGGCTGCAGGAAGCCAGGAGTGCAGCGGGAACAGACCGGCCTTGACGCCGAATCCCGCCAGCATCAGCAGGGCTATGCCCAGGGCGGCCACGGGGCCGAAGGCCTGGAAGGCCGTGGCGGCCTGGACCAGCCCGGCGTGGGGCTCAGCGGCTTGCAGTGCGAACAGGCCCACCTGCATGGCGTATGCGCCGCCGGCGCACATCACGAAGTACAGCTTGCCCGCGTCCAGGGCCTCGCGGGAGCGCTTGTGCACCACCAGCATGTAGGAGCTGAAGGTCATGATCTCCCAGAAGGCAAACAGGCCGCCCTGCGTCGGGGCGGTGGCCAGGCCGATCAGGGACGCGATCATCAGGAACAGGAAGAAGAAGTAGTGGTTGCCGCCCTTCTCGTGCTCCATGTAGCCGATGGAGTAGACCGCTATCAGCGCTCCGGCCAGGGCGAATAGCCCGCCGAACAGCTGCTGGAGCGGCGCGAGCCCGGACTCGGCCCAGAAGGCCGCCACCATGGCGGCGGCGAACACGCCCACCAGGATGTTGCGCACCGAAGGCATGGAACGCCCGGCCAGGTACAGCACGAACGCGCCCAGGTAGGGGATGAGCACCGGCAAGGGCCAGCCGCCCTCGAGCTCCGGCAGCGCGGCTGCGGCCTTGCCGGTCAGCGACGCGGCAAAGCCCTGGGCCATGTGCACCAGGGGCTCGGGGAACAGACAGGCCAGCATGAGCGCCCCGGCCAGTCCCGCCAGCAACGGGAAGGAGGACGCCCCGCGTCCCGCCTGGGGTTCCTGGACGTCGGACTTCTCCAGACACGCGGCCTGGACGATGCGGATGGTGTAGAGCGCCGCGCACAGGCTCGCGGCAGC comes from Fundidesulfovibrio putealis DSM 16056 and encodes:
- a CDS encoding proton-conducting transporter transmembrane domain-containing protein; this encodes MELSTQLGLLAGSAIAVLGEIRALKSLGRMQRLMAFSALAQVGYIVIGISLGTLSGLTGAAAHFMFQAGARALWYLSLTRLSSGSGHNDLTLDGLRGAGARQPFVALLLGFAVFAAIGLGPFKAPGGKGLILFAAVEGGHWLTALAMAAASLCAALYTIRIVQAACLEKSDVQEPQAGRGASSFPLLAGLAGALMLACLFPEPLVHMAQGFAASLTGKAAAALPELEGGWPLPVLIPYLGAFVLYLAGRSMPSVRNILVGVFAAAMVAAFWAESGLAPLQQLFGGLFALAGALIAVYSIGYMEHEKGGNHYFFFLFLMIASLIGLATAPTQGGLFAFWEIMTFSSYMLVVHKRSREALDAGKLYFVMCAGGAYAMQVGLFALQAAEPHAGLVQAATAFQAFGPVAALGIALLMLAGFGVKAGLFPLHSWLPAAHPVAPSSISAPLSGLLTKAGVLGLAVLAPLMAAGSLSGGGQSLSSLLSFAAAVTFVLGEVMALRQSDIKRMLAYSTLAQIGEVTLILSIGTWAATTGALTHVVNHAVMKDLLFLAAGGLIMRAGTQQLDGLKGLGKAMPFTGVCMAIGLVSIMGLPLTGGFFSKFLMLHAAVTAGHAWTAALILAGSLIGCVYYGKIIKVLFFNAYTGKPVQELPVSMRAALGVFAAAALASGVFPQAWAGLVIPAADALVPAGEHVLASLSVTWTVSALLPIIGAAAAIWFRADLKKAGVIATASLILALVALVAESGSWGGYQLAFAALVLLTGACNIAYSTGYMTHSHTGWRFIAVFLTMIAGLVGMASATSLVAFFCFWEVMSSWPLFFAIIHEESPAARKEGTKYFLFNLAGASFLFLGVLLLGTSSGGYGFEDVTRALAAQPSSQWLFAVGLIVLGMLMKAAMLPVRIDWQMHPPTAPTPVSGYISAMLLKCAPFGIVLVRFVLARDVSPESAQALDSLLYVGAWIGGITILYAGIQALVQTGIKEMLIYSTVSQLGYIVLGVCLATPLGVAGGLLHLFNHMIFKNLAFLCAGALMFSTHAHSLHELGGIGRKMPLTLLAFAAALFSAAGMPPFNGFSSKFILYYALIEQGEVLLAIIAILTSVITLAYFLKFMHSAFFGQLSPAAAHAKEPGLFMRLPILILSGLCLLTGLFPGLGLMPIAAIETSFGLTPPVVGLSGVLSGPGTLDITLLGFMILVTGGGLWFGAMKLIRTARRTAIHTCGEAVDIHQTHLGPSDIFATPLQLLSRMTRGYFQVKRAGGHNE